Below is a window of Arcobacter arenosus DNA.
CCTGTATATAATTGTCTTGGTCTTGCAATTTTAGCTGTTGGGTCTTGTTTTAATTCAGACCATTGTGCTAACCATCCTGGAATTCTTCCAATAACGAAAATAGGCGTAAACATCTCTACTGGAATTTTAAGAGCAGTTAAAATTACACCTGAGTAGAAGTCAATATTTGGATATAAACCTCTTTCTTTGAAGTAATCATCACTTAAAGCTGCTTCTTCAACTGCCGATGCAATATCAAGAAGTTTAGAATCAAGGTTTAGCTCTTCTTTTAATTTATCTTGTAATCTTTTTAATTCTTGAGCTCTTGGGTCTCTATTTTTATAAACTCTGTGTCCAAATCCCATAAGTCTAAATGGATCATTTTTATCTTTTGCTTTTGCAATATAAGTTGGTACATTTTTAACATCACCAATTAATTGTAATTGATCCATAACTTTTTCATTTGCTCCACCGTGAGCAGAACCCCAAAGTGCTGCTATACCAGAAGCAATTGCAACATAAGGGTGAGCTTCTGTAGAACCAACATTTCTAACTGTAGTTGTAGAAGCGTTTTGTTCGTGATCTGCATGTAAAGTTAAAATAGCATCAAGGGCATCAACTTCAACTTGTTTAATCTCTTCATGTAATCCATTTCCAAGATTTTTTAGTTTACCACCTGGATAAGCTCTTAACATATATAAGAAGTTTTCAGTGAAATATCTATCAATATCTGGATAGATCATTGGAACACCTCTAGAGTTTCTAAATGCCATAGCTGCAATAGTTGGCATTTTTGCTAAGATTCTTCTTCTCATTATTTTAAACTCTTCTTCATTTTCTAAGTTTAAATGATCTTTATATATTGTAGCAAGAGCCATAGTAGCTGCACCCATAGTTGCCATTGGATGTGCATGATCTGGTAATGCATCAAATAATCTTAAAATACCTTCATCTAAAAATGATCTATGTCTAATCTCTAGGTCAAAATCTTTTGATTCTTGTTCAGTTGGAAGATTTCCTCTAAATAGTAAATAACAAACATCTAGGTATGATCTTTTACCTGCTAACTCTTCAATTGGGATACCTCTATATCTAAGCTCAGAGTTTTCCCCATCAATAAATGTGATTTTAGAATCACAAGATGCTGTAGATGTGTAACCAGGATCATATGTAAACATTCCTGAATCTTTATAAAATGATCTAATATCAACTACATCTGGTCCTCTTGTACCTTTTAAAATATCATACTCAAAAGATCTGCCATCTCTATTATCTGTTAACGTAAAAGTATTCTTTCCCATATTATCTCCTTAATTTTTACTTTTTTTATTTATTAAAATATTCAGTGAATTCATTTCTATACTTAACAACTATACTTTTTATAATATCTTTTACTGCTGGTGCAAATACACAAATAGTTTTACCATTCATTGTTTCACAAACATCAAGTATAGTTTCAATATCTTTTTCCGAACCATTACCCTCTAGAATTTTTTTGATAGTTTTATCAATCCAACCAGTTCCTTCTCTACAAGGTGTACATTGTCCACAAGATTCATGGTGATAAAATTCTATTAAGTTTTTCGCAACATCAACCATTGATGTTCCTTCTGGAATAATCATCATTCCTCCAGTACCCAATGTTGAACCAATATCCCACATAGATTCATAATCTAAATAAGCTTTTTCAACCTCTTCGGCAGTTAAAATTGGACAAGATGCTCCACCAGGGATAACAGCTTTTAATTTAAGGCCATCTTTCATACCTCCACCAATTTCATTAATAACATCAATCATTTTTTCACCATATTGAAGTTCATAAACTCCAGGGTTATTAACTGGTCCACTCATTGCAAAAAGCATAGTTCCAGGAGCTTTTTCTGTTCCCCATTTAGTATATGATTCATATCCATTTAATACAATATTTGGTACTGATGAGA
It encodes the following:
- a CDS encoding citrate synthase, which encodes MGKNTFTLTDNRDGRSFEYDILKGTRGPDVVDIRSFYKDSGMFTYDPGYTSTASCDSKITFIDGENSELRYRGIPIEELAGKRSYLDVCYLLFRGNLPTEQESKDFDLEIRHRSFLDEGILRLFDALPDHAHPMATMGAATMALATIYKDHLNLENEEEFKIMRRRILAKMPTIAAMAFRNSRGVPMIYPDIDRYFTENFLYMLRAYPGGKLKNLGNGLHEEIKQVEVDALDAILTLHADHEQNASTTTVRNVGSTEAHPYVAIASGIAALWGSAHGGANEKVMDQLQLIGDVKNVPTYIAKAKDKNDPFRLMGFGHRVYKNRDPRAQELKRLQDKLKEELNLDSKLLDIASAVEEAALSDDYFKERGLYPNIDFYSGVILTALKIPVEMFTPIFVIGRIPGWLAQWSELKQDPTAKIARPRQLYTGK